A genomic stretch from Cloacibacterium caeni includes:
- a CDS encoding trans-sulfuration enzyme family protein, producing the protein MKFNTKVIHGNQSHEKVTGSVNVPVFLTSTFAQKSPGEHSGYEYSRAANPTRQALEDALASIENGARGLAFGSGLAAIDCVLKLLNPGDEIIAVDDLYGGSYRMFTRLFEKYQLKFHFVNLENPENILPLINEKTKLVWLETPTNPLMKLVDIQKVAELIKGKDILLAVDNTFATPYIQTPLDLGADIVMHSATKYLGGHSDVIAGALIAKTPELGEKLHFIQFASGGILGPHDSYLVLRGIKTLALRVQRHSENGQKIAEFLQNHPKVDQVFYPNLASNPQLELAKKQMKTFGGMISFTFKSGKKEDSIQFLEKLKVFTLAESLGGVESLANHPALMTHASIPAEKRAELGITDDLVRLSCGIEDAEDLIADLEQAFN; encoded by the coding sequence ATGAAATTCAATACCAAAGTAATACACGGCAATCAAAGCCACGAAAAAGTTACAGGTTCTGTAAATGTTCCTGTATTTCTCACTTCTACCTTTGCACAAAAATCTCCAGGAGAACATTCAGGTTACGAATATTCTAGAGCCGCAAATCCTACTAGACAAGCGTTAGAAGACGCACTCGCTTCCATAGAAAACGGAGCTAGAGGTTTAGCTTTTGGTTCTGGTTTGGCTGCAATTGATTGCGTTTTGAAATTATTAAATCCAGGAGACGAAATCATCGCAGTTGACGATTTATACGGAGGAAGTTATAGAATGTTTACCAGACTTTTTGAGAAATATCAACTGAAATTTCACTTTGTAAACTTAGAAAACCCTGAAAACATACTTCCGCTCATCAACGAAAAAACCAAATTGGTTTGGCTGGAAACACCTACCAATCCTTTAATGAAATTAGTTGACATTCAAAAAGTTGCAGAACTCATCAAAGGAAAAGATATTCTTTTAGCGGTGGATAATACTTTTGCAACCCCTTATATTCAGACGCCTTTAGATTTAGGTGCAGATATTGTGATGCATTCTGCTACCAAATATTTAGGTGGACATTCTGATGTTATTGCAGGAGCTTTAATTGCCAAAACTCCAGAATTAGGAGAAAAATTACACTTCATCCAGTTTGCAAGTGGCGGAATTTTAGGACCTCACGACTCTTATTTGGTTTTGAGAGGAATCAAAACTTTGGCTTTAAGAGTTCAAAGACATTCTGAAAACGGACAAAAAATTGCAGAATTTTTGCAAAATCATCCAAAAGTAGATCAAGTTTTTTATCCAAATTTAGCGAGCAATCCTCAGTTAGAATTGGCGAAAAAACAAATGAAAACTTTCGGTGGAATGATTTCTTTCACCTTCAAATCAGGTAAAAAAGAAGATTCTATCCAATTTTTAGAAAAATTGAAAGTCTTCACGTTAGCCGAAAGTTTGGGCGGTGTAGAATCTTTGGCAAATCATCCTGCACTCATGACTCACGCTTCCATTCCTGCAGAAAAACGTGCAGAATTGGGCATTACCGATGATTTGGTAAGACTTAGTTGCGGTATAGAAGATGCTGAAGATTTAATTGCTGATTTAGAACAAGCTTTTAACTAA
- a CDS encoding DinB family protein — protein MTEFQKYIQRYLDLIPSDNWLEEMINSGAETIQIFSGLNNEKSLFAYAEGKWTLKELLLHLIDTEKIFQYRALRFARKDQTELSGFDEDFFVANSFANDRTLVSLLEEFRIVRQTSIIFFENLQNAALTNTGKANRNEISVETIGRLIVGHNFHHLKIIEERYLPNLK, from the coding sequence ATGACTGAATTTCAAAAATATATTCAAAGATATTTAGACCTAATTCCATCTGATAATTGGTTGGAAGAAATGATCAATTCTGGAGCAGAAACGATTCAGATTTTCTCTGGTTTAAACAACGAAAAATCACTTTTTGCATACGCAGAAGGAAAATGGACGCTCAAGGAATTGCTTCTTCATTTAATAGATACCGAAAAAATTTTCCAATACAGAGCGCTTCGTTTTGCCAGAAAAGACCAAACCGAATTGTCTGGTTTTGATGAAGATTTCTTCGTGGCGAATTCTTTTGCCAACGATAGAACTTTGGTAAGTTTGTTAGAAGAGTTCAGAATTGTGAGACAAACGTCTATCATTTTCTTCGAAAATTTACAAAATGCAGCACTTACCAACACTGGAAAAGCTAACAGAAACGAAATTTCTGTAGAAACCATCGGAAGATTAATCGTGGGACACAATTTCCATCATTTAAAAATAATTGAGGAAAGATATTTACCGAATTTGAAATGA
- a CDS encoding DUF5522 domain-containing protein, translated as MKFDKELVEGDDFYYNELGYKVFTERYHLKRGYCCKSGCKHCPYGYDKKTDSFKKIEKKPHKS; from the coding sequence ATGAAATTTGATAAAGAATTAGTAGAAGGCGATGATTTTTATTATAATGAATTAGGCTACAAAGTTTTCACCGAAAGATACCACTTAAAACGCGGTTATTGCTGTAAAAGTGGTTGTAAACATTGTCCTTATGGTTATGATAAAAAGACTGATTCTTTTAAAAAAATTGAGAAAAAACCACATAAATCATAA
- the hemL gene encoding glutamate-1-semialdehyde 2,1-aminomutase has protein sequence MLYQRSSALFEEAYKYIPGGVNSPVRAFKSVGGVPIFMKSAKGAYLTDADDRTYVDYINSWGPAIVGHAHDEVVEAVKLQAEKGFSFGAPTELETEIAKFIIENVPNIDQIRMVSSGTEACMSAIRLARGYTGREKIIKFEGCYHGHSDSFLIKAGSGAATFGNPNSPGVTSGTAKDTLLAKYNDIEQVQDLFRHNQGEIAAIIVEPVAGNMGCVLPENNFLQNLRKVCDENGALLIFDEVMTGFRLAFGGAQELYNVKADIVTYGKVIGGGMPVGAFAARNEIMNKLSPRGDVYQAGTLSGNPLAMRAGLTTLQLIKNNPNFYEKLNKTTETLDFEIGKILNAKGIAHKINRKGSMMSIFFHTNRVSNFEEAADSNHSLFNNFFHQLLAQGIYLPPSGYETWFISDSINETEIDKTLEAVRNFDYSDKVED, from the coding sequence ATGTTATATCAAAGAAGTTCGGCTTTATTTGAAGAGGCGTACAAATATATTCCAGGAGGTGTTAATTCGCCAGTTCGTGCTTTCAAATCTGTAGGAGGAGTTCCTATTTTTATGAAATCTGCGAAAGGTGCTTATTTAACAGATGCAGATGACAGAACTTATGTAGATTACATCAATTCTTGGGGACCAGCAATTGTAGGTCACGCTCATGATGAGGTAGTAGAAGCGGTAAAATTACAAGCAGAAAAAGGCTTTTCTTTTGGTGCGCCAACAGAATTAGAAACCGAAATTGCAAAATTTATCATCGAAAATGTTCCGAATATTGACCAAATCAGAATGGTTTCTTCGGGTACGGAAGCTTGTATGAGCGCGATTCGTTTAGCAAGAGGTTATACAGGAAGAGAAAAAATCATAAAATTTGAAGGTTGCTATCATGGTCATTCTGATTCATTTTTAATTAAAGCAGGAAGTGGAGCTGCCACTTTTGGGAACCCAAATTCTCCGGGAGTAACTTCTGGAACCGCAAAAGATACACTATTAGCAAAATACAATGATATTGAACAGGTTCAGGATTTGTTCCGTCATAATCAAGGTGAAATTGCTGCGATTATTGTAGAGCCGGTTGCTGGAAATATGGGTTGCGTTTTGCCAGAAAATAATTTCCTTCAAAATCTTAGAAAAGTTTGTGATGAAAATGGCGCTTTATTGATTTTTGATGAAGTAATGACAGGTTTCAGATTGGCTTTTGGTGGAGCGCAAGAATTGTACAACGTGAAAGCAGATATTGTAACTTACGGAAAAGTAATTGGCGGCGGAATGCCAGTTGGTGCTTTTGCGGCAAGAAACGAAATTATGAATAAACTTTCGCCAAGAGGTGATGTTTACCAAGCGGGAACTTTAAGCGGAAATCCTCTCGCAATGAGAGCTGGATTGACAACGCTTCAACTCATTAAAAACAATCCTAATTTCTACGAAAAATTAAATAAGACAACTGAAACGCTAGATTTTGAAATTGGTAAAATTCTTAATGCAAAAGGAATTGCCCATAAAATCAATAGAAAAGGAAGTATGATGAGCATTTTCTTCCATACCAATAGAGTTTCTAATTTTGAGGAAGCTGCAGATTCTAACCATTCATTATTCAATAATTTCTTCCATCAATTGTTGGCTCAGGGAATTTATCTTCCGCCAAGTGGTTACGAAACGTGGTTTATCTCTGACTCCATTAACGAAACCGAAATTGATAAAACGCTTGAAGCGGTTAGAAATTTTGACTATTCAGATAAAGTAGAAGACTAA
- a CDS encoding DUF4136 domain-containing protein yields the protein MKKYFFLLLASAALFVTSCSPFNVRTDYAETANFSSYKTYQFRVDDLKLNDLDKDRVLNEVAKNLQMKGLSASQTPDLVVNLKASHKKVEDTRIEPSFGVYGWGRPFGWGVGMSRAWTTDYNRGSLIIDIVDAKTGKLVWQGVGSGINVDSPKSKQKQIPAIVAEIMANYPPVKK from the coding sequence ATGAAGAAATATTTTTTCCTTTTGTTGGCTTCAGCAGCACTTTTTGTTACGTCTTGTTCACCATTTAATGTGAGAACAGATTATGCTGAAACTGCCAATTTTAGTTCTTATAAAACGTATCAGTTTAGAGTAGATGATTTAAAACTGAATGATTTAGACAAAGACCGTGTTTTAAACGAAGTAGCTAAAAACCTACAAATGAAAGGTTTATCTGCATCTCAAACTCCTGATTTAGTTGTAAACTTGAAAGCTTCTCATAAAAAAGTAGAAGATACCAGAATTGAGCCTAGTTTCGGTGTTTACGGTTGGGGAAGACCTTTTGGATGGGGAGTTGGAATGAGCAGAGCTTGGACTACCGATTACAACAGAGGAAGTTTGATTATTGACATCGTAGATGCTAAAACTGGAAAATTAGTTTGGCAAGGTGTAGGAAGCGGAATCAATGTAGATTCTCCTAAATCTAAACAAAAACAAATTCCAGCGATTGTAGCAGAGATTATGGCCAATT
- a CDS encoding glucosaminidase domain-containing protein: MKKLILIFSIALFSNIQAQTWKTEDQYIQRFAQYAVEEMELYNIPASITLAQGLLETGGGQSRLAQEGKNHFGIKCKENWTGKTMKHTDDAPNECFRVYEDPRESYRDHSLFLVNRPFYKNLFQLDPKDYNAWAHGLKKAGYATNPRYAYILIDKIQKYKLFEFDYIKKEQVTEKLLALYPDLVNDKEFLAKNLPTPKKEEAPKVVIDAPEPVKLTKEEVLLSVLMKAHPNEALRYIVIPMEPDYDDASEVNLQDISKKYGVSTSKLMKWNELSSQTLKEGQILFLDKKNSSGSVDTYRAEKGDNMYSIAQKFAIRLDKLYNKNRMEYGDKVKEGQLIYLKNRKPR; the protein is encoded by the coding sequence ATGAAGAAACTCATTTTAATATTTTCAATTGCCTTGTTTTCAAATATCCAAGCCCAAACTTGGAAAACCGAAGACCAATACATTCAGCGATTTGCACAATATGCTGTAGAAGAAATGGAATTATACAATATTCCTGCTTCTATTACTTTGGCGCAAGGACTTTTAGAAACAGGTGGTGGTCAGTCTAGATTGGCACAAGAAGGGAAAAATCACTTCGGTATTAAGTGTAAAGAAAACTGGACGGGCAAAACCATGAAACATACAGATGACGCACCAAATGAATGTTTCCGTGTGTATGAAGATCCTAGAGAATCTTACAGAGACCATTCTTTGTTTTTGGTGAATCGTCCTTTTTACAAAAATTTATTTCAACTTGACCCAAAAGATTATAACGCTTGGGCTCATGGTTTGAAAAAGGCAGGTTATGCGACCAATCCTAGATACGCTTATATTTTGATTGATAAAATTCAGAAATATAAACTTTTTGAATTTGACTATATCAAAAAAGAACAGGTGACCGAAAAACTTTTGGCTTTGTATCCCGATTTGGTGAATGATAAAGAATTTTTAGCTAAAAATTTACCAACTCCTAAAAAAGAAGAAGCTCCAAAAGTGGTAATCGATGCTCCAGAACCTGTAAAATTGACTAAAGAAGAAGTTTTATTATCTGTTCTGATGAAAGCACATCCTAATGAAGCTTTGAGATATATTGTGATTCCGATGGAACCAGATTATGATGATGCTTCGGAAGTAAACTTACAAGATATTTCTAAAAAATATGGCGTTTCTACTTCTAAATTGATGAAGTGGAACGAGCTTTCTTCTCAAACTTTAAAAGAAGGACAAATTCTCTTCCTCGATAAGAAAAATTCTAGCGGAAGTGTAGATACTTATAGAGCCGAAAAAGGAGATAATATGTATTCTATCGCTCAGAAATTTGCAATAAGACTTGATAAACTTTATAACAAAAACCGCATGGAATATGGAGATAAAGTAAAAGAAGGTCAATTAATTTATCTTAAAAATAGAAAACCTAGATAA
- the gldB gene encoding gliding motility lipoprotein GldB, whose product MKKYIVYTLLFSFFLILFSCNKEGENRWNVEIKNTEPVKITDISAEFYNEKIPFPEFKKKYSFFLAPKVPDATYEKKRADAIEKRVYKDALNKNNLANLEKQLAALFAHIKYYFPEFKNPQVYVFSSATELYEEPILYVPNEGVLFIDLSAFLGEKSEFYEGIDVYMRKEMTPQNVLPKVAETIAADYVPATPDHNKFLDKIVNFGKLMILQDAFLPKTLDQYKIHYSKDQQSWAISNEENIWNYFVENDLLFSDDNRLDERFLAKAPFSKFYTEIDPKSSPRVGAFIGWQICRQYLEKNPEITLQKFLHLPATEIFNNSNYKPKN is encoded by the coding sequence ATGAAAAAATATATTGTATACACTCTTCTTTTCAGTTTTTTCTTAATTCTTTTTTCTTGTAATAAAGAGGGAGAAAACCGTTGGAATGTAGAAATCAAAAATACTGAACCTGTAAAAATAACAGACATTTCTGCTGAATTTTACAACGAAAAAATCCCTTTTCCTGAATTTAAAAAAAAGTATAGCTTTTTCCTTGCTCCGAAAGTTCCAGATGCTACTTACGAGAAAAAACGTGCAGATGCCATCGAAAAAAGAGTCTATAAAGATGCTCTAAATAAAAATAATCTAGCGAATTTAGAAAAACAATTGGCTGCACTTTTTGCTCACATAAAATACTATTTCCCTGAATTTAAAAACCCACAAGTTTACGTTTTCTCTTCGGCTACGGAATTGTATGAAGAACCTATTTTGTATGTTCCAAATGAAGGTGTACTGTTCATAGATTTATCTGCATTTTTAGGCGAAAAATCAGAATTTTATGAAGGAATAGATGTTTACATGAGAAAAGAAATGACGCCTCAAAACGTTTTGCCAAAAGTAGCAGAAACCATCGCTGCAGATTATGTTCCTGCAACTCCAGACCACAATAAATTTTTGGATAAAATCGTGAATTTTGGAAAGTTAATGATTTTACAAGACGCTTTTCTTCCTAAAACATTGGATCAATATAAAATCCACTATTCTAAAGACCAACAATCTTGGGCGATTTCTAATGAAGAAAATATTTGGAATTATTTTGTAGAAAACGACTTGCTTTTCAGCGATGACAATAGATTAGACGAAAGATTTTTGGCAAAAGCTCCTTTTTCAAAATTTTACACCGAAATAGACCCAAAATCTTCTCCTAGAGTGGGTGCTTTTATCGGTTGGCAAATTTGCAGACAATATTTAGAAAAAAATCCTGAGATAACTTTGCAAAAATTCTTGCATTTACCTGCAACAGAAATATTTAACAACAGTAATTATAAACCTAAAAATTAA
- a CDS encoding 1-aminocyclopropane-1-carboxylate deaminase/D-cysteine desulfhydrase — MNLPEHKIPIIEIPIGKKVRLFIKREDLTHPEISGNKYWKMFYNVKKYLEKEVSERKIITFGGAFSNHIAAAAALGEEFGIETLGIIRGDELENSWQENPTLSLAHQNGMTFRFVTRETYRDKETLMKDLQEEFPESLVVPEGGTNENAVEGIQFMLNEETQDFDYLCSAIGTGGTLSGISKFAEEHQKVLGFKAVKDESLEKRILNFSKRQNFTIFDASDGGFGKITDENIRFINKFYQDFGIILEPVYTGKMLRKIFELIEEDYFPENSKILAFHTGGLQGIKGANEMLKKKNRNLIKVL; from the coding sequence ATGAATTTACCCGAACATAAAATTCCAATTATAGAAATTCCAATCGGAAAAAAAGTAAGACTTTTCATCAAAAGAGAAGACCTTACCCATCCCGAAATTTCAGGAAATAAATATTGGAAAATGTTTTACAATGTCAAAAAATATTTGGAAAAAGAAGTTTCAGAAAGGAAAATTATCACTTTTGGAGGTGCTTTTTCTAATCATATTGCAGCAGCGGCAGCTTTGGGAGAAGAATTTGGCATCGAAACTCTAGGAATTATCAGAGGAGATGAATTAGAAAACTCTTGGCAAGAAAATCCCACCCTTTCTTTAGCGCACCAAAACGGAATGACTTTCAGATTTGTAACCCGAGAAACTTATAGAGACAAGGAAACTTTGATGAAAGACCTTCAGGAAGAATTTCCCGAAAGTTTGGTAGTTCCAGAAGGTGGGACTAATGAAAATGCGGTGGAGGGAATTCAGTTTATGCTCAATGAAGAAACTCAAGATTTTGACTATCTTTGCAGCGCTATAGGAACAGGAGGAACCCTTTCAGGAATTTCTAAATTTGCAGAAGAACATCAAAAAGTGTTAGGTTTCAAAGCTGTGAAAGATGAATCTTTGGAAAAAAGGATTTTAAATTTTTCTAAAAGACAAAATTTCACCATTTTTGATGCTTCAGATGGCGGTTTTGGCAAAATAACAGACGAAAATATTCGTTTTATAAATAAATTTTATCAAGATTTTGGCATTATTTTAGAGCCTGTTTACACTGGGAAAATGCTTAGGAAGATTTTTGAACTCATAGAAGAAGATTATTTCCCAGAAAATAGCAAGATTTTAGCTTTTCATACAGGAGGTTTGCAAGGAATAAAAGGAGCAAACGAAATGTTGAAAAAGAAAAACAGAAATTTAATAAAAGTTTTATAG
- the nadE gene encoding NAD(+) synthase encodes MQSEKIIERIVSWLKDYAEKAGVKGYVIGVSGGVDSGVVSTLCAMTGLKVLALEMPIRQQKDQVSRALEHIEFLKNKFPNVEGFSVDLNEPFEALYKTFDVKDDEFPAEKLAFANTRSRLRMLTLYYYGQINGLLVCGTGNKVEDFGIGFYTKYGDGGVDVSPIADLYKTEVYALARALDLPESIKNAIPTDGLWDVDRTDEQQIGATYPELEKIQKEWGTKTEAEYSGRDLEVFKIFSKMHKAAQHKMNPIPVCDIPEEWRD; translated from the coding sequence ATGCAATCAGAAAAAATAATTGAAAGAATAGTTTCTTGGCTAAAAGATTATGCCGAAAAAGCTGGAGTAAAAGGTTATGTAATTGGAGTTTCGGGTGGAGTAGATTCTGGTGTGGTTTCTACACTTTGTGCCATGACTGGATTGAAAGTTTTGGCTCTAGAAATGCCAATTCGTCAACAAAAAGATCAAGTTTCTCGAGCTTTAGAGCATATAGAATTTCTAAAAAACAAATTTCCAAATGTGGAAGGTTTTTCGGTAGACTTAAATGAACCTTTCGAAGCGTTGTACAAAACTTTTGATGTAAAAGATGATGAATTTCCTGCCGAAAAATTGGCTTTTGCCAATACCAGAAGTAGATTGAGAATGTTGACGCTTTATTATTACGGACAAATCAACGGACTTCTCGTTTGCGGAACGGGAAATAAAGTGGAAGATTTCGGGATTGGTTTTTACACGAAATACGGAGATGGTGGAGTAGATGTTTCGCCGATTGCTGATTTATACAAAACCGAAGTGTATGCTTTGGCAAGAGCTTTAGATTTGCCAGAATCCATCAAGAATGCGATTCCTACAGATGGACTTTGGGATGTGGATAGAACAGATGAACAACAAATCGGCGCCACCTATCCTGAATTGGAAAAAATCCAAAAAGAATGGGGAACAAAAACCGAAGCAGAATACTCTGGAAGAGATTTAGAAGTTTTCAAAATTTTCAGCAAAATGCACAAAGCTGCGCAACATAAAATGAATCCGATTCCGGTGTGTGATATTCCGGAAGAGTGGAGAGATTGA
- a CDS encoding L-threonylcarbamoyladenylate synthase — MQKALEILKNGGVILYPTDTIWGIGCDATNVEAINKIFEIKKREKTKSMIILVENERRLQDLVDVPEMAWQIIDLSEKPVTIVYENPKNLPKEILAEDGSIGIRLVKDDFCKKLISKLNKPLVSTSANFSGDKSPLKFSDISQELIDAVDYAVEENRESVSKYSGSSVIKIWSDGRVKVLRE; from the coding sequence ATGCAAAAAGCACTAGAAATATTAAAAAACGGCGGCGTAATCCTATATCCTACGGATACGATTTGGGGAATCGGTTGTGATGCGACCAATGTAGAAGCCATCAACAAAATTTTTGAAATCAAAAAGCGTGAGAAAACCAAATCTATGATTATTTTGGTGGAAAACGAACGCCGATTACAAGATTTGGTTGACGTTCCAGAAATGGCTTGGCAAATTATTGATTTGTCTGAAAAACCAGTTACCATTGTTTATGAAAATCCTAAAAATTTACCCAAAGAAATTCTTGCCGAAGACGGAAGCATCGGAATTAGATTGGTAAAAGATGATTTTTGCAAAAAATTGATTTCTAAACTCAATAAACCATTGGTTTCCACATCGGCAAATTTTAGTGGAGACAAATCACCATTGAAATTTTCGGATATTTCTCAAGAATTGATTGATGCGGTAGATTACGCTGTAGAAGAAAACAGAGAATCTGTTTCCAAATATTCTGGTTCTTCTGTCATCAAAATTTGGAGTGACGGGAGAGTGAAAGTACTTCGCGAGTAG
- the gldC gene encoding gliding motility protein GldC, giving the protein MRQTQITINVELDENHVPEKMTWNAQDGGVENQETKATMISVWDEKAMEALRIDLWTKDMPVDQMKMFLHQIFVSLGHTYQRATGEDDVAEKIQEFAEDFAFMSKIK; this is encoded by the coding sequence ATGAGACAAACACAGATAACAATCAACGTAGAATTAGACGAAAATCACGTTCCAGAAAAAATGACTTGGAATGCTCAAGATGGTGGTGTAGAAAATCAAGAAACCAAGGCCACCATGATTTCAGTTTGGGACGAAAAAGCGATGGAAGCATTGCGCATCGATTTATGGACTAAAGATATGCCTGTAGATCAAATGAAAATGTTCCTGCATCAAATTTTTGTATCTCTTGGTCATACTTATCAAAGAGCAACTGGCGAAGACGATGTAGCCGAAAAAATTCAAGAATTTGCGGAAGATTTCGCTTTTATGAGTAAAATTAAATAA
- a CDS encoding CCA tRNA nucleotidyltransferase → MKINLTQNKNFKLFKIISKVAQENNQTVYIVGGYVRDLLMQRKAPTDIDFVTEQSGIELAKSVGKELGDLKVSVFKTYGTAMIKYQDLDLEFVGARKESYSEDSRKPAVETGTLEDDQKRRDFTVNALAISLNAENFGELIDPFNGREDMQNKILRTPLEPAQTYSDDPLRMMRAIRFASVLHFNIEKNSLEAIKQEAERIKIVSMERIMVEFNKIMLSERPSVGLKLMEETTLLEKIIPELTALRGIEEVEGQTHKDNFWHTLEVVDNISKNTDNLWLRWAALLHDIGKAPTKKFVEKIGWTFHGHEFLGSKMVKNLFTRLKLPLGPDMKYVQKMVKLSSRPIALIDDGTSDSALRRLLFDAGEDLEDLFTLCKADITTKNASKQEKFKKNFEYVAKKIKEVEEKDHVRNFQPPISGEEIMEMFQLKPGREIGILKEKVKEAILEGEIANDKDEARNFVIKEAKLLGLEI, encoded by the coding sequence ATGAAAATCAATTTAACCCAAAATAAAAATTTCAAACTTTTTAAAATCATTTCTAAAGTCGCTCAAGAAAATAACCAAACGGTTTATATTGTTGGCGGTTACGTTCGTGATTTGTTGATGCAAAGAAAAGCACCAACAGACATCGATTTTGTAACCGAACAAAGCGGAATAGAACTTGCAAAATCGGTAGGAAAAGAGCTCGGAGATTTGAAGGTTTCTGTGTTCAAAACGTATGGAACTGCGATGATTAAATACCAAGATTTGGATTTGGAATTTGTGGGCGCCAGAAAAGAAAGTTATTCCGAAGATTCTAGAAAACCAGCGGTAGAAACTGGAACTTTAGAAGACGACCAAAAACGCAGAGATTTCACTGTAAATGCTCTTGCAATTTCACTGAATGCGGAAAATTTCGGAGAACTGATTGATCCTTTCAACGGAAGAGAAGATATGCAGAACAAAATTCTGCGAACACCTTTAGAACCTGCACAAACGTATTCTGATGATCCTTTGAGAATGATGAGAGCGATTAGATTTGCATCGGTTTTACATTTTAATATTGAGAAAAATTCTCTAGAAGCCATCAAACAAGAAGCAGAACGCATCAAAATTGTTTCGATGGAAAGGATTATGGTAGAATTCAACAAAATTATGTTGAGTGAAAGACCTTCTGTTGGTTTAAAATTGATGGAAGAAACCACACTTCTAGAAAAAATTATTCCTGAATTAACCGCTTTAAGAGGCATTGAAGAAGTAGAAGGACAAACGCACAAAGATAATTTTTGGCATACTTTGGAAGTCGTGGACAATATTTCTAAAAACACTGATAATCTTTGGTTAAGATGGGCTGCTTTATTGCACGATATCGGAAAAGCACCGACTAAAAAATTTGTAGAAAAAATAGGCTGGACTTTCCATGGACACGAATTTCTAGGCTCTAAAATGGTGAAAAATCTTTTCACGAGACTAAAATTACCATTAGGACCAGACATGAAATATGTTCAAAAAATGGTAAAACTTTCATCTAGACCGATTGCTTTGATTGATGATGGAACTTCGGATTCTGCCTTGAGAAGATTGCTTTTTGACGCTGGTGAAGATTTAGAAGATTTGTTCACGCTCTGTAAAGCAGATATCACTACGAAAAACGCTTCTAAACAAGAAAAATTCAAGAAAAATTTTGAATATGTGGCGAAGAAAATCAAAGAAGTGGAAGAAAAAGACCACGTTAGAAATTTTCAACCGCCGATTTCTGGTGAAGAAATTATGGAAATGTTCCAATTGAAACCTGGTCGTGAAATTGGGATTTTGAAAGAAAAAGTAAAAGAAGCGATTCTAGAAGGAGAAATTGCCAATGATAAAGACGAAGCTCGAAATTTCGTGATTAAAGAAGCGAAACTTTTAGGATTGGAAATATAA
- a CDS encoding GNAT family N-acetyltransferase: MLTRKATIQDLPQLSNLFDQYRSFYHKESDIEGAVNFLKERLENQDSEIFVAEENGILTGFTQLYPLFSSTRMKRYWLLNDLFVNENHRGKGHSKALIESAKELCRETKACGILLETDKTNEIGNQLYPSCGFEQYTHANFYEWTNPI, encoded by the coding sequence ATGTTGACGAGAAAAGCAACCATACAAGATTTACCTCAACTGTCGAATTTATTTGACCAATACAGAAGTTTTTATCACAAGGAAAGTGATATTGAAGGTGCTGTCAATTTTCTAAAAGAAAGATTAGAAAACCAAGATTCTGAAATTTTCGTAGCAGAAGAAAACGGAATTTTGACGGGTTTTACTCAATTATATCCTTTGTTTTCTTCTACAAGAATGAAAAGATATTGGCTGTTAAATGATTTATTTGTCAACGAAAATCACAGAGGAAAAGGACATTCTAAAGCTTTGATAGAAAGCGCAAAAGAACTTTGTAGAGAAACAAAAGCTTGCGGAATTCTTTTAGAAACCGATAAAACCAACGAAATTGGCAACCAACTTTATCCAAGTTGTGGTTTTGAGCAATATACTCACGCCAATTTTTATGAATGGACTAATCCTATTTAA